From Neisseria cinerea:
AGATGACGGCGTTTTTTGCCGCCCTTATCCTTTTAATATCGGCATTGCCTGCCCATGCGGAGCGCTTGCCTGAATTTCTGGCGAAAATACAGCCTTCGGAAATCTTTCCGGGGGCGGACCGTTACGGCAAACCGGAAGGTAAGCCCATGGTCGCTCGCGTTTACAAAGGTGACGAGCAGCTCGGTCTGGTTTATATTACAACCGATGTGGTTAATACGCGCGGTTATTCGAGTAAGCCGATTGATACGCTGATGGCGCTGGCTAAAGACGGTACGATAGCCGGGGCGAAATTGGTTGATCACCATGAGCCGATTATGCTTATCGGTATTCCGCAGTCGCGTGTCGATAAATTCATTGATAAATATATCGGTCTGAACTTTATTAAAAATCCTCCGACTCCGGGTGTGGCGCCGGGCGACATTATCAGCGGTGCGACAGTTACGCTGATGGTTATCAACGACAGTATCCAGCGTTCATATAAGGTCATTGCCAACCAATACCGGTTGGGTTCGGATAAGGCCCTTCAGACGGCATCTGCTTCCGATGTTCAGGAAGCCGCGTCTGCAGCAGAAACCCGTCCGCGCCGTATGGCAAATCCCGACAAGCAGGACATTTTGTCTTGGGACGAACTTTTGAAACAGAAGGCTGTCGGTCATCTGCATATCACGCTCGATCAAATCAACAAACTTTTTGAGAAAGGCGGTAAGGCCGGCGTGGCCGATCATGCCGAACAGGGCGCTCCTGATGATACCTTCATTGATTTATATACGGCTTTGGTCAGTCAGCCCTCCATCGGTAAAAGCCTGTTGGGCGAGGATGGTTGGGCACATCTGCAAAAACGGCTGAAACCCGGTCAACAGGCGGTTTTGGTTGCAGGAGAGGGTCGTTACTCATGGAAAGGTTCTGGCTATGTGCGCGGCGGTATTTTTGACCGTATCGAGATGATTCAGGGAGAGACTAGCTTCCGTTTTACCGATGCCCAACACGAACGCGTCGTTGCGCTGTCTGCCGCCGGTTCGCCGCGTTTTAAAGAAGTTTCTTGGTTTACCATCCCTGAAGGCGTAGAGTTTGACGGTGCGGAGCCGTGGCGTCTGCAATTAATGGTTCAGCGCGTATTGAGCGTGAACGATAAAGCCTTCGTTACCGCCGATTTGGATTACGAATTGCCTCAGGGTTATTATGTCGATGATCCCAAAGCGCCGCCCGTAGAAATCAGTGCGCCTGTCGAAGCTGTGCCTGCCGCGGCATCCGATACCGCTTC
This genomic window contains:
- a CDS encoding NosR/NirI family protein, with protein sequence MTAFFAALILLISALPAHAERLPEFLAKIQPSEIFPGADRYGKPEGKPMVARVYKGDEQLGLVYITTDVVNTRGYSSKPIDTLMALAKDGTIAGAKLVDHHEPIMLIGIPQSRVDKFIDKYIGLNFIKNPPTPGVAPGDIISGATVTLMVINDSIQRSYKVIANQYRLGSDKALQTASASDVQEAASAAETRPRRMANPDKQDILSWDELLKQKAVGHLHITLDQINKLFEKGGKAGVADHAEQGAPDDTFIDLYTALVSQPSIGKSLLGEDGWAHLQKRLKPGQQAVLVAGEGRYSWKGSGYVRGGIFDRIEMIQGETSFRFTDAQHERVVALSAAGSPRFKEVSWFTIPEGVEFDGAEPWRLQLMVQRVLSVNDKAFVTADLDYELPQGYYVDDPKAPPVEISAPVEAVPAAASDTASDGIAEDASAENGVSNQLWKQIWKAKQGQIIVVGIALTILLLVFLFQDWIVRYEKWYDRFRLTFLTFTLFYIGWYAQAQLSVVNTLTLFSAILTEFHWEFFLMDPIVFILWLFTAATMLLWNRGTFCGWLCPFGSLQELTNRIAKKLGVKQIIVPHMLHTRLSVIKYLIFFGLLAISLYDLGTAEKFAEVEPFKTAIILKFVREWWFVAFAVALLVAGLFIERFFCRYLCPLGAGIALPGRFRVFDWLRRYKMCGNPCQICTHECPVQAIAPEGDIHPNECIQCLHCQVMYHHDTRCPQVVAVNKKKQKQAAAKSGELESVSKQPQEQVVHFVKSETAQSEK